A genomic window from Phoenix dactylifera cultivar Barhee BC4 chromosome 7, palm_55x_up_171113_PBpolish2nd_filt_p, whole genome shotgun sequence includes:
- the LOC103720419 gene encoding probable small nuclear ribonucleoprotein F isoform X2 produces the protein MATVPVNPKPFLNNLTGKPVIVKLKWGMEYKGYLVSVDSYMNLQLANTEEFIDGQFSGNLGEILIRCNNVLYLRGVPEDEEIAE, from the exons ATGGCG ACAGTTCCAGTTAACCCAAAACCTTTCTTGAACAATTTGACTGGGAAGCCTGTAATTGTGAAATTGAAGTGGGGGATGGAATACAAAG GTTATCTTGTCTCAGTAGATTCCTATATGAACTTGCAG CTAGCCAACACTGAAGAATTCATTGATGGGCAATTCTCAGGAAATCTTGGGGAGATACTGATAAG GTGCAACAATGTGCTGTACCTCCGTGGAGTACCAGAGGATGAAGAAATTGCTGAATGA
- the LOC103720419 gene encoding probable small nuclear ribonucleoprotein F isoform X1, giving the protein MLQTVPVNPKPFLNNLTGKPVIVKLKWGMEYKGYLVSVDSYMNLQLANTEEFIDGQFSGNLGEILIRCNNVLYLRGVPEDEEIAE; this is encoded by the exons ATGTTGCAGACAGTTCCAGTTAACCCAAAACCTTTCTTGAACAATTTGACTGGGAAGCCTGTAATTGTGAAATTGAAGTGGGGGATGGAATACAAAG GTTATCTTGTCTCAGTAGATTCCTATATGAACTTGCAG CTAGCCAACACTGAAGAATTCATTGATGGGCAATTCTCAGGAAATCTTGGGGAGATACTGATAAG GTGCAACAATGTGCTGTACCTCCGTGGAGTACCAGAGGATGAAGAAATTGCTGAATGA
- the LOC103720420 gene encoding auxin-responsive protein IAA33-like — MNRLDSYREASKRPWDEKGSLYLSTGAPFYPRITSDAGGASTAMRALPPPAPINPRKLLRLSALDDDVASTVVPSVTVVLEGRSICHRIHLHKHSSYKSLAMALRRMFVDVDDDEGLGGNAPDGLDLSNAVPGYMVAYEDMEDDLLLAGDLNWKDFVRVTKRIRIIPAKASRRKHCKGP; from the exons ATGAACAGGCTCGACTCCTACCGAGAAGCTTCGAAGAGGCCGTGGGACGAGAAGGGCAGCCTCTATTTGAGCACCGGCGCCCCTTTCTACCCTCGAATCACCAGCGATGCTGGCGGTGCAAGTACTGCAATGCGTGCGCTGCCTCCTCCGGCGCCTATCAACCCCCGAAAACTCCTCAGGCTGTCGGCCCTCGACGATGACGTAGCTTCCACCGTCGTCCCTTCGGTTACGGTCGTCCTCGAGGGCCGCTCCATCTGCCACCGCATCCATCTCCACAAGCACAGCAGCTACAAGAGCTTGGCAATGGCACTACGCCGTATGTTTGTCGATGTGGACGACGATGAAGGCCTCGGTGGGAATGCACCCGATGGGCTCGATCTCTCCAACGCCGTGCCGGGCTACATGGTTGCCTATGAAGACATGGAAGATGACCTCCTCCTCGCCGGTGATCTTAACTGGAA GGATTTTGTCCGTGTGACTAAGAGAATTCGGATAATACCAGCGAAGGCGAGCCGCCGGAAGCACTGCAAAGGGCCATGA